One part of the Anopheles merus strain MAF chromosome 3L, AmerM5.1, whole genome shotgun sequence genome encodes these proteins:
- the LOC121600177 gene encoding multiple epidermal growth factor-like domains protein 10 → MESKQLLRTIGVFYFCSLQFFSLAQITPSCSISVKQPFVSRANSFQTGYVNCGRWNRRDVSYQCLQTTCTLDYTTTSQPACCSGYCTNSDGLCVPICKSHCQNGYCAAPETCKCLDGFTMTNGVCKPICSHCQNGMCVAPNQCICNKGYERSNAGTCVPKCTDICLNGICTATGQCVCAEGYFSSPAIANFDGLVNATLCVPNCDKTCQNGRCVGRNRCQCHEGFQPSGDPFQCEPICVNDCSNGKCTAPNMCICNEGYRFEVDRCVPVCNPPCVNGACKQPNKCTCYEGYSKVQGFTHKCEAVCDPPCQNGTCTLPNECTCHAGYVPSPSATEQCVPFCDPNYVGVENGLCVAPNVVRCNANYRLTQHRQSNTVSCERICTPECVNGQCTEGDHCVCHEGYEAEKARPNLCMPVCDPPCELGHCIAPNVCDCHEGHEKQETPNQCMPTCNPKVVECTNGQCTGVNVCECDEGYSLQIGDDGVQRCLPICDPLCSFATCAKPNECQCWEGYTPSVTASSVCGPYCENGCENGTCVGPAKCECLEGYMAINDSACTPYCDPRVVDCESGGSCVGPNECECFEGYMLETGPVVPNRCKPQCSALPDNAVCTAPEEYRCLEGYNAVYNQQELTQCIPICEQDCENGTCTAPNQCSCYEGYTAGYNESCTSICERDCEAHSGFCEENLCQCNNGYSNLINRYTCSPVCEGCKHGECLMPGECSCFDGYEMSNETDSCEPLCGNCTEGTYCQSPGECACYGDATMHVDEQNNVQCIPSVELALHSTEYTLWLAVAGTLGGLTILFGIVYFRYLRPSGSFKTTGVRMSEIKSID, encoded by the exons ATGGAGTCGAAGCAGTTACTCCGGACGATAGGAGTGTTCTATTTCTGTTCACTCCAATTCTTTTCTCTAGCACAAATTACTCCGTCTTGTAGTATTTCTGTAAA ACAGCCTTTTGTGAGTAGAGCCAATTCCTTTCAGACTGGTTACGTCAACTGTGGAAGATGGAATCGACGAGATGTTTCATACCAATGTCTTCAAACAACTTGCACA CTAGATTATACTACAACATCCCAACCAGCGTGCTGCTCAGGGTATTGCACCAACTCTGATGGTTTATGCGTACCGATCTGCAAATCACACTGCCAAAACGGATACTGTGCAGCACCTGAGACGTGCAAATGTCTGGATGGATTCACAATGACCAACGGAGTCTGCAAACCCATCTGCAGTCACTGCCAGAACGGTATGTGTGTTGCACCAAATCAGTGCATTTGCAACAAAGGCTATGAGCGCAGTAATGCTGGCACATGTGTGCCCAAGTGCACCGACATCTGTCTGAACGGGATCTGCACTGCCACCGGACAATGTGTCTGTGCGGAAGGGTACTTCAGCAGTCCGGCTATCGCCAACTTTGACGGGCTTGTGAATGCCACGCTATGCGTGCCGAACTGCGATAAGACATGTCAAAACGGCCGATGTGTAGGACGGAATCGATGTCAATGTCACGAGGGATTTCAACCTTCCGGCGATCCGTTTCAATGTGAGCCGATATGTGTGAATGACTGCTCCAATGGCAAGTGCACGGCTCCCAACATGTGCATCTGCAACGAAGGCTATCGGTTCGAGGTTGATCGTTGTGTCCCGGTATGTAATCCACCCTGTGTGAATGGTGCTTGCAAGCAGCCGAACAAATGCACTTGCTACGAAGGATACTCGAAGGTGCAAGGCTTTACTCACAAATGTGAAGCTGTATGTGATCCTCCGTGTCAAAATGGAACCTGTACGCTACCGAACGAATGTACGTGTCATGCTGGTTATGTTCCTTCACCATCCGCTACTGAGCAGTGTGTACCATTCTGTGATCCAAACTACGTAGGCGTTGAAAATGGACTCTGCGTGGCTCCAAATGTTGTGCGATGCAATGCAAACTATCGTCTAACACAGCATCGGCAAAGCAACACAGTAAGCTGTGAGCGGATCTGTACCCCAGAATGTGTCAACGGACAATGCACGGAAGGGGATCACTGTGTGTGCCATGAAGGTTACGAAGCAGAAAAAGCTCGTCCCAATCTATGTATGCCTGTCTGTGATCCACCCTGTGAACTGGGCCACTGTATCGCTCCAAACGTTTGCGATTGTCACGAAGGGCACGAGAAGCAGGAAACACCGAATCAGTGTATGCCGACCTGTAATCCGAAAGTAGTCGAATGCACTAATGGCCAGTGTACGGGTGTGAATGTTTGCGAGTGCGATGAAGGATACTCCCTGCAGATCGGTGATGATGGAGTCCAACGATGCCTTCCTATCTGTGATCCATTGTGCAGCTTTGCTACGTGTGCCAAACCTAACGAATGTCAATGCTGGGAAGGATACACTCCGTCTGTGACAGCTTCATCTGTTTGTGGACCGTACTGTGAGAATGGCTGCGAGAACGGGACTTGTGTAGGGCCCGCGAAATGCGAGTGTCTGGAAGGGTATATGGCAATTAATGATAGTGCTTGTACACCTTACTGTGATCCCAGAGTGGTCGACTGCGAGTCTGGAGGCAGCTGCGTTGGGCCTAatgagtgtgagtgtttcgAAGGATACATGCTAGAGACAGGCCCTGTTGTTCCTAATCGTTGTAAGCCACAATGTTCCGCTCTACCAGACAACGCCGTATGTACTGCACCGGAAGAGTACCGCTGTCTGGAGGGATACAATGCTGTATACAATCAGCAAGAGCTCACGCAATGTATACCAATCTGTGAGCAAGACTGTGAGAATGGCACCTGTACAGCTCCCAATCAGTGCTCGTGTTATGAAGGATATACAGCGGGTTATAATGAAAGCTGCACTTCCATTTGCGAGAGAGACTGTGAAGCGCACAGTGGTTTTTGTGAAGAGAACCTGTGCCAGTGTAACAATGGTTACAGTAACCTTATCAATAGATACACATGTTCACCCGTCTGCGAGGGATGCAAGCACGGGGAGTGTTTGATGCCGGGCGAGTGCTCTTGTTTCGACGGCTACGAGATGAGCAACGAAACCGACTCATGTGAACCACTGTGCGGCAATTGTACAGAAGGAACGTACTGTCAATCCCCCGGAGAATGTGCATGCTACGGAGACGCTACTATGCACGTTGACGAACAGAACAACGTACAATGCATTCCATCGGTGGAATTAGCCCTTCACTCAACTGAGTACACTCTTTGGTTGGCTGTTGCTGGTACGCTTGGCGGACTTACGATACTGTTTGGTATTGTGTACTTCAGGTACCTCAGACCATCTGGTAGCTTTAAGACTACAG GAGTAAGAATGAGTGAGATTAAATCCATTGACTGA